The Acholeplasma laidlawii PG-8A DNA window GCTGTTACAAAATTAATGAACTTCTATAAAATAGATGTAGAAGATATATTAGTTATCCTAGATGATACTGCATTACCTTTAGGCAAGATAAGAATACGCCAAACAGGTAGCCATGGTGGTCAAAATGGGTTAAAAGATATCATTAACAAATTAGGAACTAAAGACTTTAAAAGATTAAGAATCGGTATTGGAGAACATGCCCATATGGACAAAGTAGACTATGTCCTTGGCAAGTTCTCAACAAATGAGTTAAATACGATACTACCTACGATTGAATATGTAAATGATGCCATCATTGAGTGGATTTCAACAAACAATTTTAATAACATCATGACCAAATACAACACCCCCCAGACTCTTTAGTCTGGGCTTTATCACGTGCAAAAAGGAAGCATTTTATGACTAAAAATTTATTAAACTCCATATATAAAGATGCCGCCATTTTAAACGCCAGAACAGGTGATTTTAAAGGTGTATCCCATAGCTATCTACAGACAATGCTTTCGCTTAGATATGATATTTCTAATAAAAATATTTTTGTAGTTTTACCAAATCTATATGAGGCACAAAAATACTATGATACGTTATCTTCTATTATTGATGAAAGTAAAGTATTGTTTTATCCAATGGATCAAACACTAACCTCCATGATGGCGTTAGGGTCTCCTGAGTTTAAAAACGAGCGTCTATTTACTTTAAGAAAACTTTTACAAGCAGATGATAAGTATATCATCATCACCACTCAAGAAGGTATTTTACACAGACAATTAAAGCCTGAAGATTATGAGCGTAGTGTTAAAAAAATAAGTGTTAATCAAGATTACGATCTTACTGACCTTACAAAAAAACTAATATATGATGGCTATCAGTTTAACTATACAGTAGAACGACCAGGCGAGTTTTCTATTAGAGGTTCTATATTAGATATCTATACACATGATTATAAAGATCCTTACCGTCTAGACTTTTTTGGTGATACCTTAGAATCAATAAAGACATTTGATGTACAAACTCAAAAAAGTATGAATCATATTACATCCATAGACATTGCCCCATTAAATGAATTATTTTATACGGATGAATTAAAAGAACAGGCACTTGAAAAAATAAGTAAATATTTTAGTGGCTTTAAATTATCTGAAAAAGAAGATAAAAAGTTAGAAACTGATCTTATGCATATTGAAGAACGTAAACGTATGGATAGTCTATCTATGTATATAGAGTTCTTTAATGATGAAGTGACAACCATTTTAGATTTTAGTAACCCATATGACTTAATACTTGTTGATAGTTATAAGATGGAACTGAATGAAGAAACAACGTATCAAGATTTATTAACCTATAGTCATACCATGCAAGGAGAGGCATTCATAGGTTTAAACTTTAAAGTAAAATTAAAAGAACTACTGAAGAAAAATCATTTATCATTTCAAATATATTCAGTATCTGATAAACCATCTACTGATTTAGGTGTTTTAGATGTGGATCCATTTGTAGGACATTTAGAACAACTGATCTTATTTATAAATGAATATAACGGATTTAATATACTCATATCTACTAAGACTATGGTATCTTTTGAACGTATTAAAGAGCATTTAACGAATCACAAGATAAGTTATAGTGTCAACCAGTTTAAAGACGCAATGGTTGTATTAGTGGAAGAAGATTTACCGGGATCATTTATTGATCTAAATCATAAATTTATCATCTTAACTGAAGATACTATCTTAGATACTAAGAAAAAAGCTAAGGTCAGATACCGCTCAGTTATTAACCAAGCCGTAAAAATTAGAGATATCTCAGAACTACAAAATGGTGATTATGTTGTGCACTATGATTTTGGTATTGGTCAATACATTGGTCTAAAGACAATGACTTTATCTGGAGATAAAAGAGATTATCTACATATTGTTTATGATAAAGATGAGGCACTTTATGTACCAACAGATCAAATTGATTTAGTTTTAAAATATAAAAGTTATGATCAAGTTAAACCTAAACTATCTAAGTTAAACGCTAAACAATGGAGTAAAACCAAAGCTCAAGTCAAACAAAAGATTAAAGACTTATCGGATAGACTACTCAATCTTTATGCCAAAAGACATCAAGCAGAAGGATATCAGTTTAGTCCTAGAACAGATATGTTAACTTCTTTTGAAAAAGACTTTAATTATGATGAAACCATTGACCAACAAAAAGCGATTGATGCCGTATTTGAAGATATGGAAAGTTCTAAACCTATGGATAGACTTATTGCTGGGGATGTTGGTTATGGTAAAACAGAAGTGGCACTTCGTGCAGCCTTTAAAGCTGTTGTAGATGCCAAACAAGTTGCTTACCTAGTACCGACTACGGTACTGGCTAGACAACACTATTTAACCTTTAAAGACAGGTTTGAAAAGTATGGTGGAAGTGTTGCACTACTTTCTAGATATGTTAGTAAAAGGGAACAAAAAGAAGTGCTAGAAAAAATAGCTAAGGGTTATATTGATGTCGTTATCGGAACACACAGATTATTAAGTGATGACATTGTCTTTAAAGATTTAGGTTTATTTATTATCGATGAGGAACAACGCTTTGGGGTTCAACATAAAGAAAAAATTAAAGAAATTAAAGTGAATGTGGATACCCTAACTTTATCTGCAACACCTATTCCAAGAACGCTTCAAATGGCCATGTACGGGCTTAAGGACCTATCTATGATTGATACACCGCCTTTAAATAGATATCCCGTACAAACCTATGTTGTTGAAAGACAACCTGCATTAATTAAAGAAGCTATTGATAGAGAACTATCACGAGGTGGACAAGTATTTTATTTATTTAATAATACAGAGCGCATGGAAGCTCAAGTATTAAAACTACAACAACTTGTACCAAATGCAAGAATTACATATGCACATGGTAAGATGACGAAAAATAGAATTGAAGATACACTGTCTAGATTCGTTGAAAAAGAATTTGATATTTTAGTTTCAACGACTATTATAGAAACAGGTGTAGATATACCAAACACCAATACACTTATTATCCATGATGCCGATCACTTAGGTCTTGCACAACTCTATCAATTACGTGGACGTGTAGGTAGATCAGATAGAATTGCTTATGCGTATTTAATGTTTGATGGCTATAAAGATGTAAATGATGAAGCCAAGAAACGTTTATCTGTTATTGAAGACTTTACCGATTTAGGTTCAGGGTTTAAAATTGCACTAAGAGATTTAGGTATTCGTGGTGCAGGTGATATTTTAGGTGAAGAACAATCAGGGTTTATTGATTCAGTAGGTATGGACCTGTATATGAAACTTCTTGATGAAGTTATGACGGGTAAAGCATATGAATCTCCTAAGACAGATACGGTTGATCAAGTATTTTCAAAAAGACACATACCGCCTACATATATTAATCATGACCCGGTCAGAATTGAAATACATAAAAGAATTGCTTCTTTAAATAAGATGCAAGATTTAGAAGATTTAAAACAAGAATTACTAGATAGATTCGGTCCAATTGATATAGATTTGATGACCTATATGTATGAGAAACTTTATAAGAAGTTAGGACATCAAGTCGGTATTGAAAAAACTGTGCATGAAAAAGATTTCGTTAAAATGGTCATATCCTTAGAAAAAAGTGAACTTATAGATGGTATGAGACTACTTTATGTAGCCTCCAAATCTAAGATGAATATCAGACTTGGACAATCCAGAGGACATGTTGAAATCAACATGTCTACTAAACATGAAACAAAACACTGGCTATATTTAGCATGTGAATTATTAGAAATGTATATTGACTCAAAGGAGATAACAATTAATGAGTGATGTAGGTGTTGTAGCACGAGGTATACGTACCCCGATTATTCGTAGTGGTAATGATGTAAGTCAAATTGTAGTAGATTCAATTATGAAGGCTTCAAAAACAGATAACTTTAACTTTGATGATAAGGACATTATCGCTGTGACAGAAGCTGTTGTAAGTATTGCACAAGGAAATTATGCAACACTTGATCAAATAGCTTAT harbors:
- the pth gene encoding aminoacyl-tRNA hydrolase gives rise to the protein MKLIVGLGNPGKQYVQTRHNIGFIAIDKLLSYLNTELKVDSKLQAAYTKTKIEGEDVIIAKPLTYMNLSGDAVTKLMNFYKIDVEDILVILDDTALPLGKIRIRQTGSHGGQNGLKDIINKLGTKDFKRLRIGIGEHAHMDKVDYVLGKFSTNELNTILPTIEYVNDAIIEWISTNNFNNIMTKYNTPQTL
- the mfd gene encoding transcription-repair coupling factor is translated as MTKNLLNSIYKDAAILNARTGDFKGVSHSYLQTMLSLRYDISNKNIFVVLPNLYEAQKYYDTLSSIIDESKVLFYPMDQTLTSMMALGSPEFKNERLFTLRKLLQADDKYIIITTQEGILHRQLKPEDYERSVKKISVNQDYDLTDLTKKLIYDGYQFNYTVERPGEFSIRGSILDIYTHDYKDPYRLDFFGDTLESIKTFDVQTQKSMNHITSIDIAPLNELFYTDELKEQALEKISKYFSGFKLSEKEDKKLETDLMHIEERKRMDSLSMYIEFFNDEVTTILDFSNPYDLILVDSYKMELNEETTYQDLLTYSHTMQGEAFIGLNFKVKLKELLKKNHLSFQIYSVSDKPSTDLGVLDVDPFVGHLEQLILFINEYNGFNILISTKTMVSFERIKEHLTNHKISYSVNQFKDAMVVLVEEDLPGSFIDLNHKFIILTEDTILDTKKKAKVRYRSVINQAVKIRDISELQNGDYVVHYDFGIGQYIGLKTMTLSGDKRDYLHIVYDKDEALYVPTDQIDLVLKYKSYDQVKPKLSKLNAKQWSKTKAQVKQKIKDLSDRLLNLYAKRHQAEGYQFSPRTDMLTSFEKDFNYDETIDQQKAIDAVFEDMESSKPMDRLIAGDVGYGKTEVALRAAFKAVVDAKQVAYLVPTTVLARQHYLTFKDRFEKYGGSVALLSRYVSKREQKEVLEKIAKGYIDVVIGTHRLLSDDIVFKDLGLFIIDEEQRFGVQHKEKIKEIKVNVDTLTLSATPIPRTLQMAMYGLKDLSMIDTPPLNRYPVQTYVVERQPALIKEAIDRELSRGGQVFYLFNNTERMEAQVLKLQQLVPNARITYAHGKMTKNRIEDTLSRFVEKEFDILVSTTIIETGVDIPNTNTLIIHDADHLGLAQLYQLRGRVGRSDRIAYAYLMFDGYKDVNDEAKKRLSVIEDFTDLGSGFKIALRDLGIRGAGDILGEEQSGFIDSVGMDLYMKLLDEVMTGKAYESPKTDTVDQVFSKRHIPPTYINHDPVRIEIHKRIASLNKMQDLEDLKQELLDRFGPIDIDLMTYMYEKLYKKLGHQVGIEKTVHEKDFVKMVISLEKSELIDGMRLLYVASKSKMNIRLGQSRGHVEINMSTKHETKHWLYLACELLEMYIDSKEITINE